One genomic window of Deinococcus deserti VCD115 includes the following:
- a CDS encoding tubulin-like doman-containing protein: protein MAQSMRVFKTLVIGMGSTGTEILEALADRIDWEVGGLQRAPWLEFLAVETDVAKPNRFNGTDDFKTLGIPATAWRDILHRPEIHEASIALNTWADAETLAQLPAQSIDSGAGHIRMVGRLALLYPPNYSEIKNAITQRVARLRNLTDAQAKAALNVNNAGLEMDVQFAVNASTGQTGVRVIVVGTLCGGTCSGTASDIGILLRTVLEDEEKTLAMFTLPHPNLSISQKSDAEIWKTNAYHALAELNQYHLHTDTERYKTIKFPDKPEGSPVLPHDAMPYDLVYLLRPNSTENVDLMRLTQAIADRMFLNVFVPETDPMAYMVNAGPVTVQQGRAFAFSTFGLSTIEYPMRRILEALKYRTLVHAVDRWKDRKYEGNPDGELDALGLTVPALTEALLLDEGGASIRASLDAKKNEIMRAARTGNPQAARKALDDLRAAFGKERGEGLRGLVHATVNDNRRRAAEGVMAGVHGLVSSRLLDYDQGPHMLLDLLQAVQPRIGELRGWEPGEGKTGGANGVIDQMETIRTNTLLGVFFLKDKASKQLLPALSRALDDELKARVNQKVKEALRDTGSGLKAEVGTLTVLDDETQKVVRRLTNLRKRLTNQTDRWRELRAKLENDTNDVNGLSLFDPPPNGTVDKEEAIAIDDRTKETHSARLIRSWEALLKGVLPGANDPDWLLGPWSVGQDNFERSQLNTLEQLAIEPFEQTLRSGGKDVVTRLYDKRSPSFDPNSQAMGAATSAGLFLQLNAPLGQVDPMSPLPSRKLLVGMNLTPDFRKAVQPWVSKYPAAKELQGIDPYRVVMLEEWYRFALRGADDVRELSYSQPTRFSTYFTRKRSDIDWTPINDTEIRKLEEAERLVFLSALHGVTRLEGGYLVMDWPNQPGENPDADKRRRKLPARFGKAARKLAFEPRDSFGKSLTNAATLLKSEMDARVRQKVAEGATPHAGRKAYVEWLHGQLQGGQARAVSDWNDKVAETALLRHLTADDDLRQALLETFPPDDNLIQGLYKNQGDRLPKNLTAPHDGYFCVKCGGEVGKTEEDVIKNGMRCSFHPEEANHPFGMPYSPFPGA from the coding sequence ATGGCACAGAGCATGCGGGTCTTTAAAACGCTGGTCATCGGGATGGGCAGCACTGGAACCGAGATTCTCGAAGCGCTCGCCGACCGGATCGACTGGGAGGTCGGCGGCCTGCAGCGCGCCCCCTGGCTGGAGTTCCTGGCGGTCGAGACGGACGTGGCCAAGCCCAACCGGTTCAACGGCACCGACGACTTCAAGACGCTGGGCATTCCGGCCACCGCGTGGCGTGACATCCTGCACCGCCCGGAAATTCATGAGGCCAGCATCGCCTTGAACACCTGGGCTGACGCAGAAACCCTCGCCCAGTTGCCGGCCCAGAGCATCGACTCCGGGGCCGGTCACATCCGCATGGTGGGCCGCCTGGCGCTGCTGTACCCGCCAAACTACAGTGAGATCAAAAACGCCATCACGCAGCGCGTGGCGCGGCTGCGCAACCTCACGGACGCCCAGGCGAAAGCGGCGCTGAACGTCAACAACGCCGGCCTGGAGATGGACGTACAGTTCGCCGTGAACGCCTCGACCGGTCAGACTGGCGTGCGGGTGATCGTGGTCGGCACCCTGTGCGGGGGAACCTGCAGCGGCACGGCCAGCGATATCGGCATCCTGTTGCGGACCGTCCTGGAAGACGAGGAGAAAACCCTCGCCATGTTCACACTGCCGCACCCGAACCTCAGCATCTCGCAGAAATCCGACGCCGAGATCTGGAAGACCAACGCCTACCACGCCCTGGCCGAACTCAACCAGTACCACCTGCACACCGACACCGAGCGGTACAAGACCATCAAGTTCCCCGACAAGCCTGAAGGCAGCCCGGTCCTGCCTCACGACGCCATGCCGTACGACCTGGTGTACCTGCTCCGCCCCAACAGCACCGAGAACGTCGACCTGATGCGCCTCACCCAGGCCATCGCCGACCGCATGTTCCTGAACGTCTTTGTGCCGGAAACCGACCCGATGGCGTACATGGTCAACGCCGGTCCGGTGACGGTCCAGCAGGGCCGGGCGTTCGCGTTCTCCACCTTCGGACTGTCGACCATCGAGTACCCCATGCGCCGGATTCTCGAAGCGCTGAAGTACCGCACGCTGGTGCACGCGGTCGACCGCTGGAAGGACCGCAAGTACGAGGGCAACCCCGACGGTGAACTCGACGCCCTGGGCCTCACCGTCCCGGCGCTGACCGAAGCGCTGCTGCTCGATGAAGGGGGCGCGTCCATCCGGGCCAGTCTCGATGCCAAGAAAAACGAGATCATGCGCGCCGCCCGTACCGGGAATCCGCAGGCCGCCCGCAAGGCCCTCGACGATCTGCGCGCCGCTTTCGGTAAGGAGCGCGGTGAAGGATTGCGCGGACTGGTGCATGCCACCGTCAACGACAACCGCCGCCGCGCGGCTGAGGGCGTCATGGCCGGAGTTCATGGGCTGGTGTCCAGCCGCCTGCTGGATTACGACCAGGGCCCGCACATGCTGCTTGACCTGCTGCAGGCCGTGCAGCCCCGCATCGGCGAGCTGCGTGGCTGGGAGCCCGGCGAAGGGAAGACTGGCGGCGCCAACGGCGTCATCGACCAGATGGAGACCATCCGCACCAACACTCTGCTCGGCGTGTTCTTCCTGAAGGACAAGGCGTCCAAGCAGCTGCTGCCGGCACTGAGCCGGGCGCTTGACGATGAGCTCAAGGCGCGCGTCAATCAAAAGGTCAAGGAAGCCCTACGGGACACGGGCAGTGGCCTGAAAGCCGAGGTGGGCACCCTGACGGTGCTGGACGACGAGACGCAGAAGGTTGTGCGCCGCCTGACGAACCTGCGCAAACGCCTGACCAATCAGACGGACCGCTGGCGGGAACTGCGCGCCAAGCTGGAAAACGACACCAACGACGTCAACGGCCTGTCTCTGTTCGACCCGCCACCCAACGGCACGGTGGACAAAGAAGAAGCGATCGCCATCGACGACCGCACCAAAGAAACCCATTCAGCGCGCCTGATCCGCTCCTGGGAAGCGCTGCTCAAGGGCGTACTGCCCGGCGCGAACGATCCGGACTGGCTGCTTGGTCCCTGGTCGGTCGGTCAGGACAACTTTGAACGCTCGCAGCTCAACACCCTCGAGCAGCTGGCCATCGAACCCTTCGAGCAGACCCTGCGCAGCGGGGGCAAGGACGTGGTCACCCGTCTGTATGACAAACGCAGCCCCAGCTTCGACCCGAACAGTCAGGCGATGGGCGCCGCGACCAGCGCGGGCCTGTTCCTGCAGCTCAACGCTCCTCTCGGTCAGGTCGATCCCATGAGCCCGCTGCCCAGCCGCAAACTGCTGGTCGGGATGAACCTGACCCCGGACTTCCGCAAAGCCGTGCAACCGTGGGTCAGCAAGTACCCGGCCGCGAAGGAACTGCAGGGCATCGACCCGTACCGCGTGGTGATGCTCGAAGAGTGGTACCGGTTTGCCCTGCGCGGCGCGGACGACGTGCGCGAGCTGTCCTACAGCCAGCCCACCCGGTTCAGCACCTACTTCACGCGCAAACGCAGCGACATTGACTGGACGCCCATCAACGACACCGAAATCCGCAAGCTCGAGGAAGCCGAGAGGCTGGTGTTCCTCTCAGCGCTGCATGGGGTGACGCGGCTTGAGGGCGGTTACCTGGTGATGGACTGGCCCAACCAGCCGGGCGAGAATCCCGACGCGGACAAGCGGCGGCGCAAGCTGCCGGCCCGTTTCGGCAAGGCCGCCCGCAAACTGGCCTTTGAGCCCCGGGATTCGTTCGGCAAGAGCCTGACCAACGCCGCGACCCTGCTCAAGAGCGAGATGGACGCCCGCGTCCGCCAGAAAGTCGCAGAGGGAGCAACCCCTCACGCCGGACGCAAGGCGTACGTGGAATGGCTGCACGGGCAGCTCCAGGGCGGGCAGGCCCGCGCGGTGAGCGACTGGAACGACAAGGTGGCCGAAACGGCCCTGCTGCGCCACCTCACGGCGGACGACGACCTGCGCCAGGCGCTGCTTGAAACCTTCCCGCCCGACGACAACCTGATTCAGGGCCTCTACAAGAACCAGGGCGACCGGCTCCCGAAGAACCTCACAGCGCCGCATGACGGGTACTTCTGTGTCAAGTGCGGTGGTGAGGTGGGCAAGACCGAAGAGGACGTCATCAAGAACGGTATGCGCTGCAGCTTCCATCCGGAAGAGGCGAACCATCCTTTCGGGATGCCCTACAGTCCGTTCCCCGGAGCCTAA